A genomic window from Chitinophaga pollutisoli includes:
- a CDS encoding TonB-dependent receptor: MKLTIVLLVAGCLQISAKGFSQGINLIGKNITLEEALISIGEQSGFYFFYKYNELSRARPVTLNLQGVSLREALEESFKNQPFVYTIESKTIIVKSIPLPRPTAATSEAGGRVKDEKGQPLPGAVIKVKGTSRGTTTDAAGTFLLKDLPEAAVLVISYIGYETQEVRVDGNARIEVVLKEDKQSLNTVVVVGYGTQQKKDITGSISSVGADKIKDQPVVSLDQAMAAQMAGVQVTQTTGAPGGGATVRVRGAGSLSAGNEPLYVVDGFPVTNDYNQRSNPLNTINPADIENIQVLKDASATAIYGSRGSNGVVLITTKSGKSGASKMEFNLSTGFQQVEKTLDVLNASEFAQYINEARNNAWVNSGPGRLPSDPNSVRNNVMYNLPAIFANPDSLGTGTNWQNEIFRTAPMSNVQVNFSGGNEKTRYFLSAGYLTQDGVVLNSDFKRYAFRLNIESQVNKFIKVGANMTPSYATSNQSLAEGNWQGGGIIQSAITAGPHLSPFDANGNYTKITGQGIGTSEVDNPVKIAREYYHKQNTLRLLGTAFMDIEILPGLQFKTLVGADLKNFDQDVFSPSIINPNSVNNTKQPVGTYEDAGSRNWLSEFTLHYKKKLAGHSFDVLAGYTVQKERTELTILNGTNYANDLVKTVNAAGLVTTHPSSGPQEWALLSYLARLNYSFKDKYLLTATIRRDGSSRFGADNKWGTFPSVSLGWRISEEPFLQDLHWLSELRLRTSYGLTGNNFITNYGAIGLTGVENYVFGASGGSVNNGIKLANIENSRLGWEKNKQVDLGLELGVFRNRFLMSFDYYDKTTSDLLLNVPVPTLTGYSTALQNIGEIRNKGFEVTLTSRNMMDAFKWTTDVNFSSNRVKVAALGPDGSPILARQITFAAGSTHITEIGAEPGSFYGYKVIGVYQNAADVEKNAAFENASGVKTSKPGQLKFADVDGDGVITANDRTRIGNPFPDFTYGLTNTFSWKNIDFSFTLQGVHGFEVLNAARRFYGNYAGSYNVLRSTANGWKSETDPGDGVSPQIDRNFGALGAASVINSVTSTFVEDGSFLRIRNATLGYNLPLSVLKKIKVANARMHFSVQNAWTFTKYEGYNPEVSVEGANPLVPGVDSGGYPLARTFMFGLNFGF; encoded by the coding sequence ATGAAACTGACCATTGTACTATTAGTTGCCGGCTGCCTGCAAATCAGCGCAAAAGGCTTTTCGCAGGGCATCAACCTGATCGGGAAGAACATCACGCTGGAAGAGGCGCTCATCTCCATCGGGGAGCAGAGCGGGTTTTATTTTTTCTATAAGTATAACGAACTCTCCAGGGCCCGCCCCGTCACGCTCAACCTCCAGGGTGTAAGCCTCCGGGAGGCTTTGGAGGAGAGCTTCAAAAACCAGCCGTTTGTTTATACGATCGAAAGTAAAACTATCATCGTTAAGAGTATTCCGCTTCCCCGGCCCACGGCTGCTACCTCAGAGGCCGGCGGCAGGGTTAAGGACGAAAAGGGGCAACCCCTTCCGGGCGCCGTCATCAAAGTCAAAGGTACCAGTCGCGGTACTACCACCGACGCCGCCGGAACTTTCCTGTTAAAGGATTTGCCGGAAGCCGCGGTTTTAGTTATCTCCTACATCGGTTATGAAACGCAGGAAGTCCGGGTTGATGGAAACGCCCGGATCGAAGTAGTGTTGAAAGAAGACAAGCAAAGCCTCAATACGGTAGTGGTGGTCGGATATGGCACGCAGCAGAAAAAGGATATTACCGGATCCATCAGTTCAGTCGGCGCGGATAAAATCAAAGACCAGCCTGTTGTGAGCCTTGACCAGGCAATGGCCGCGCAAATGGCGGGCGTCCAGGTTACACAAACCACCGGCGCACCGGGCGGCGGCGCAACGGTTCGCGTTAGGGGCGCCGGCTCTTTAAGCGCCGGCAACGAACCACTTTACGTGGTCGACGGGTTTCCCGTAACCAACGACTATAACCAGCGCTCCAATCCTCTTAATACCATCAACCCCGCGGATATCGAGAACATTCAGGTTCTGAAGGACGCTTCGGCTACGGCGATTTACGGCTCCCGCGGCTCGAACGGTGTAGTACTCATCACAACCAAATCCGGAAAATCGGGTGCCTCCAAAATGGAATTTAACCTGAGTACCGGATTCCAGCAGGTGGAGAAAACCCTGGATGTCCTCAATGCAAGTGAATTTGCACAATACATCAACGAAGCCCGGAACAATGCCTGGGTGAACTCCGGCCCCGGCAGATTGCCCTCCGACCCCAACAGCGTCCGCAATAACGTTATGTACAACCTGCCCGCAATTTTCGCCAATCCCGACTCCCTGGGTACCGGCACCAACTGGCAGAACGAAATCTTCAGAACAGCGCCCATGAGCAACGTGCAGGTAAATTTCTCGGGAGGCAACGAAAAAACACGCTATTTCCTGTCGGCCGGTTACCTGACGCAGGACGGCGTCGTACTGAACTCGGATTTTAAACGCTATGCTTTCCGTTTGAATATAGAATCGCAAGTCAACAAGTTCATCAAAGTTGGCGCGAACATGACGCCTTCTTATGCTACTTCCAACCAAAGCCTTGCCGAGGGCAACTGGCAGGGAGGAGGTATCATCCAATCCGCCATTACCGCCGGACCTCACCTTTCGCCATTCGATGCCAATGGTAATTATACCAAGATTACCGGCCAGGGAATCGGCACCAGTGAAGTAGACAACCCGGTAAAAATAGCCCGGGAATATTACCATAAGCAAAACACATTGAGATTACTGGGGACCGCTTTCATGGATATCGAAATCCTCCCCGGTTTACAATTCAAAACTTTGGTAGGCGCTGATTTGAAAAACTTCGACCAGGATGTATTCAGCCCGTCCATCATCAATCCCAACAGCGTCAACAATACAAAGCAACCGGTGGGTACTTACGAAGACGCCGGCTCCAGGAACTGGCTTTCCGAATTCACGCTGCATTATAAAAAGAAACTCGCCGGACATAGTTTCGACGTGCTGGCGGGTTACACGGTGCAAAAGGAAAGAACAGAACTGACAATCCTCAACGGCACCAATTATGCGAACGACCTGGTAAAAACGGTGAATGCCGCGGGGCTGGTAACCACCCATCCTTCCTCCGGTCCCCAGGAATGGGCACTGCTTTCCTACCTCGCCCGGCTGAATTACAGCTTTAAAGATAAGTACCTCTTAACCGCCACCATCCGGCGCGACGGATCTTCCAGGTTTGGAGCGGATAATAAATGGGGGACATTCCCCTCCGTTTCCCTCGGTTGGCGCATATCGGAAGAACCATTCCTGCAGGACCTTCACTGGCTGAGCGAGCTTCGGCTGCGCACCAGTTATGGATTGACAGGCAATAATTTCATAACGAACTATGGCGCCATCGGGCTTACCGGCGTGGAAAATTATGTGTTTGGAGCGAGCGGCGGCAGTGTGAATAACGGTATCAAACTGGCGAATATTGAAAATTCCAGGTTGGGATGGGAAAAGAACAAACAAGTAGACCTAGGCCTTGAACTGGGCGTTTTCCGGAACAGGTTCCTGATGTCGTTTGATTATTATGACAAAACCACTTCCGACTTATTGCTGAATGTGCCTGTTCCGACATTGACGGGCTACAGCACGGCATTGCAGAATATCGGGGAAATCAGGAACAAGGGTTTTGAAGTGACATTGACCAGCCGGAATATGATGGATGCATTCAAGTGGACGACGGACGTGAATTTCTCTTCGAACAGGGTTAAAGTAGCGGCACTCGGGCCCGACGGCTCGCCGATTCTGGCCCGGCAGATTACATTTGCGGCGGGCTCCACGCATATTACGGAGATCGGCGCGGAACCGGGATCTTTCTACGGCTATAAGGTTATCGGCGTATATCAGAACGCGGCTGACGTGGAGAAAAATGCGGCTTTTGAAAATGCATCCGGAGTCAAAACGAGCAAGCCCGGCCAGCTGAAATTCGCGGATGTGGACGGTGATGGTGTAATCACGGCCAACGATAGAACGAGGATCGGCAATCCTTTTCCTGATTTTACATATGGTTTGACCAATACCTTCTCCTGGAAAAACATTGATTTTTCATTTACGTTGCAGGGCGTACACGGGTTCGAAGTATTGAATGCCGCCAGGAGATTTTACGGGAACTATGCCGGATCATACAACGTATTGCGGAGCACTGCCAACGGCTGGAAGTCCGAAACGGATCCCGGCGACGGTGTAAGCCCGCAGATCGACCGGAATTTCGGTGCGCTCGGCGCCGCATCCGTCATCAACAGTGTTACCTCCACATTCGTCGAAGACGGCTCGTTTCTCAGGATCAGGAACGCCACCCTGGGATACAACCTGCCGCTTTCGGTATTGAAGAAAATTAAAGTAGCGAATGCGCGGATGCATTTCTCCGTTCAAAATGCCTGGACGTTTACCAAATACGAAGGCTATAACCCGGAAGTAAGCGTGGAAGGGGCTAACCCTTTGGTGCCCGGTGTTGATTCCGGCGGATATCCACTCGCACGCACCTTTATGTTCGGTTTAAATTTTGGGTTCTAA
- a CDS encoding FecR domain-containing protein has protein sequence MQESGLDTMGPVEKNALKADIKAGLDNKIALAASAPRFHIWKWIRIPVAAAILMAAAVGAYYALQLDGPRQSSQQPAANNTVNIPPGGNHAVLTMGDNSVVKLDEQSEGVFAREDGAVIRKNKNGEITYTHDGTASTGVFNTITTPRGGQYRLILADGTKVWLNAASWLKFPAVFQGANRSVEVYGEVYFEVAKDMKRPFVVKSRNQEVEVLGTHFNMNTYEDEPFDKTTLLEGSIKISSLGADGHVHATQILTPSQIAAIEKGSSSIRVTAADVEEAVAWKNGYFKFHKTDLKSFMRQVSRWYNLEVVYQGNFDQDLFSGKINRTDSVSGVLKILQLSNINAMIKGRTIIISN, from the coding sequence ATGCAGGAGAGCGGCCTGGATACCATGGGGCCCGTGGAGAAAAATGCACTGAAGGCGGACATTAAAGCAGGGCTTGACAACAAGATCGCACTGGCTGCTTCAGCTCCCCGCTTCCATATATGGAAATGGATCCGCATCCCGGTGGCAGCTGCAATACTCATGGCAGCAGCCGTCGGCGCGTACTATGCCCTGCAATTGGATGGTCCCCGTCAAAGTTCGCAGCAACCCGCTGCAAACAATACCGTCAATATACCGCCGGGTGGCAATCACGCGGTCCTTACCATGGGAGATAATTCGGTTGTCAAACTGGATGAACAATCGGAAGGCGTCTTTGCCAGGGAAGACGGCGCTGTTATCCGGAAGAACAAAAACGGGGAAATTACTTATACACATGATGGCACCGCCAGCACGGGCGTCTTCAATACCATCACCACACCCCGGGGCGGACAATACCGCCTCATCCTGGCCGACGGCACCAAAGTGTGGCTCAATGCAGCTTCCTGGCTTAAATTCCCTGCCGTTTTTCAAGGCGCAAACAGAAGTGTGGAAGTGTATGGAGAAGTTTATTTCGAAGTGGCAAAGGATATGAAAAGGCCCTTCGTGGTGAAATCCCGCAATCAGGAAGTGGAAGTATTAGGCACCCATTTTAACATGAATACTTATGAAGATGAGCCTTTCGATAAAACAACCCTCCTGGAAGGAAGCATCAAAATCTCCAGCCTGGGGGCAGACGGGCATGTGCACGCTACTCAAATCCTAACACCCAGCCAGATCGCCGCAATTGAAAAGGGCAGCAGCAGCATCCGTGTAACTGCCGCCGATGTGGAGGAAGCAGTAGCCTGGAAAAACGGCTATTTCAAATTCCATAAAACAGATCTAAAATCTTTCATGCGGCAAGTATCCCGATGGTATAATCTCGAGGTAGTCTACCAGGGAAATTTTGATCAGGATCTGTTCAGCGGAAAAATCAATAGGACAGACAGTGTATCCGGGGTATTGAAAATCCTGCAGCTCAGCAACATTAATGCTATGATAAAAGGCAGGACGATAATAATTTCCAACTAA
- a CDS encoding sigma-70 family RNA polymerase sigma factor, translating to MIKQYNKAEDMMLLAEIRDGNSSAFDALYDKYWELVYAAAYKRLKDAVYAKDITQDIFLQLWLRREELDIDNLASYLFIAVRNNVFKWLDKTQRYIPMPELLADLDKAMDQADAELLKKELMVKYEAVVDTLTPGQREIFRLRYHDDLSTNEIANRLNISRKTVQNQLRKSVVILRSSLGSVAFLLVLLHLEK from the coding sequence ATGATTAAACAATACAATAAGGCGGAAGATATGATGTTGCTGGCGGAAATCCGTGACGGTAATTCCAGTGCTTTCGACGCGCTTTATGATAAGTATTGGGAGCTGGTGTATGCTGCCGCATACAAACGATTGAAGGACGCTGTGTACGCAAAGGATATTACTCAGGATATTTTTTTGCAACTATGGCTGAGAAGGGAAGAGCTGGATATCGATAACCTGGCGTCGTATCTTTTTATTGCGGTGCGAAATAATGTATTCAAGTGGCTGGATAAAACACAGCGTTATATACCCATGCCAGAATTGCTGGCAGACCTGGACAAGGCCATGGATCAGGCGGATGCTGAGCTGCTGAAGAAGGAACTGATGGTAAAATATGAGGCTGTCGTAGATACACTGACGCCCGGGCAGCGGGAAATATTCCGGCTTAGGTATCATGATGACCTTTCCACAAATGAGATCGCAAACCGGTTAAACATCAGCCGGAAAACAGTGCAGAACCAGCTGCGGAAAAGCGTTGTAATTTTGCGATCGTCCCTGGGATCGGTTGCTTTCCTGTTGGTTTTGCTGCATTTGGAAAAATAA
- a CDS encoding glycoside hydrolase family 88 protein, which produces MKNSAAKRIRFFSVVFILVLAGSCGDAKQSDFVAESFRAAAPLYKNMISATAGNFNDYPHSLLPDGKIKFLQIDEWTGGFWPGILWNMYAYTRDEEWREAATQWTESLASNQYNTAHHDIGFMMYCSYGNALKFNPDSTYRDILLQSARSLCQRYNPVVGSIQSWNERKSKGDINTWLFPVIMDNMMNLELLFYASKTTGDATYRDIAVSHAELTMKNHVRPDYSSFHVVDYDPITGAVAHRQTLQGFSDNSTWARGQAWGLYGFTTCYKETGDERFLATAMGMADFYLNHRNLPPDLIPYWDFNVGEEGYRPDWDYQPDADKAIPRDASAAAITSAALLDLSQLADSSKRGKYFAAAEMMLKTLSANRYLNTGKDNPYFLLKHSTGNFPSGNEIDVPLIYADYYFLEALLKYDKILKSAGNP; this is translated from the coding sequence ATGAAAAATAGTGCAGCAAAGCGGATTCGATTTTTCTCCGTTGTTTTCATCCTGGTATTGGCAGGCAGTTGCGGGGACGCAAAGCAAAGCGATTTTGTGGCGGAGTCCTTCCGGGCTGCAGCCCCATTGTACAAAAATATGATAAGCGCCACCGCAGGTAATTTTAATGATTACCCGCATTCCCTTCTCCCGGATGGCAAAATCAAGTTCTTGCAAATCGACGAATGGACCGGAGGGTTCTGGCCAGGTATACTATGGAATATGTATGCATACACCAGGGATGAGGAATGGCGGGAAGCAGCAACTCAGTGGACCGAATCCCTGGCATCGAATCAATATAATACCGCGCATCATGATATCGGTTTCATGATGTACTGCAGCTATGGCAACGCCCTGAAGTTTAACCCGGATAGTACTTACAGGGATATTCTGCTCCAGTCCGCCAGGTCATTATGCCAACGGTATAATCCTGTAGTCGGCAGCATTCAGTCATGGAACGAACGAAAATCCAAAGGAGATATTAATACCTGGCTTTTTCCCGTCATCATGGATAATATGATGAACCTGGAATTGTTATTTTACGCGAGTAAAACCACCGGAGATGCCACATACCGCGATATCGCTGTCAGTCACGCAGAATTGACGATGAAAAACCATGTGCGGCCTGATTACAGTTCATTTCATGTTGTCGATTATGATCCCATTACTGGGGCGGTAGCGCATCGTCAGACTTTGCAGGGATTTTCCGATAATTCCACCTGGGCAAGAGGCCAGGCCTGGGGTTTATACGGTTTTACGACATGTTATAAGGAAACCGGAGATGAACGTTTCCTGGCTACGGCTATGGGAATGGCGGATTTTTACCTCAATCACAGGAATCTCCCTCCCGACCTCATACCCTATTGGGATTTCAATGTGGGAGAGGAGGGATATCGCCCCGATTGGGATTATCAGCCGGATGCGGATAAGGCAATTCCAAGAGATGCTTCCGCGGCGGCGATCACAAGCGCTGCATTACTGGATCTGTCCCAATTGGCGGACAGCTCAAAGAGGGGAAAGTACTTTGCGGCAGCAGAAATGATGTTGAAGACATTGAGCGCTAACCGGTATTTGAATACAGGCAAGGATAATCCTTATTTTCTTTTGAAGCACAGTACCGGAAATTTTCCGTCCGGCAACGAAATCGATGTTCCGCTGATATACGCGGATTATTATTTCCTGGAAGCACTTTTGAAATATGATAAAATATTGAAAAGCGCCGGAAATCCCTGA
- a CDS encoding helix-turn-helix domain-containing protein — MHSGEIFNIVKSRRESLNITQETLAQLSGIALRTLKQFESGKGNPTLQTLQKLGDALGLEVTVIIKNRGSNS; from the coding sequence ATGCACTCTGGAGAAATTTTTAACATCGTTAAATCCAGGCGGGAATCTCTAAATATTACGCAAGAGACGCTCGCTCAACTTTCAGGCATAGCATTGAGAACCTTGAAACAATTTGAAAGCGGCAAAGGCAATCCTACCTTACAAACACTCCAAAAGCTGGGTGACGCACTGGGCCTTGAGGTAACCGTCATCATTAAAAACAGGGGGAGTAACTCATGA
- a CDS encoding HipA N-terminal domain-containing protein yields the protein MRAAKILFKGQEAGVLTQHDDGTFTFQYNASWVDDSNKPAISLTLPKIASPYHSSYLFPFFYNMLPEGSNKQVVCQLNHLDKTDYFGLLLTIAQTDTIGAVTVSKID from the coding sequence ATGAGAGCAGCCAAGATTCTTTTCAAAGGGCAAGAAGCCGGCGTCCTAACACAACATGACGACGGTACGTTCACATTCCAGTATAATGCATCTTGGGTAGATGACAGCAACAAGCCAGCGATCAGCCTAACATTGCCGAAGATCGCCTCACCATACCATTCTAGTTACCTATTCCCATTCTTTTACAACATGCTGCCGGAAGGGTCAAACAAACAGGTCGTTTGTCAACTTAACCACTTGGACAAAACCGACTATTTCGGCTTATTGCTGACGATTGCGCAAACGGATACCATCGGCGCGGTTACCGTGTCTAAAATCGATTAA
- a CDS encoding HipA domain-containing protein: protein MSLPDIQHCPGTLASGYHTYSRTALVRVFKGRKVSHLLPYDSPASNAAMDELFDENRKRISISGVQEKFSVLLEKNKLRLINEGEWGSYILKPIPAAGRRPDQMPANEHLTMQIARQVYHIETAENALIFFRNGAPAYITKRFDVDENDRKLAQEDFASLAGRTPQTHGEHYKYLGNYLELFQLMQKYVPAYPVEAPKLLKLLIFNYLFSNGDAHFKNFSLLETPMGDYRLSPAYDLLNSRIHIKDKDFALDDGLLPKNLAQGKIIEQFSVLADQAGISRATFNAIRQLILSETDKVEELTFASYLDETTKRNYWQSYQGRLRQLEKT, encoded by the coding sequence ATGAGTTTACCAGATATCCAACACTGTCCCGGTACGCTGGCCTCTGGCTATCATACCTATAGTCGAACGGCACTCGTCCGGGTCTTCAAGGGCCGCAAGGTAAGTCATCTTCTTCCCTATGATTCACCCGCATCTAATGCGGCAATGGACGAACTCTTTGATGAAAACAGAAAACGTATATCCATCTCGGGTGTGCAAGAAAAATTCTCTGTTCTGCTCGAGAAGAACAAACTTCGATTGATTAACGAGGGCGAATGGGGTAGTTACATCTTGAAACCAATTCCGGCAGCCGGCCGTCGACCGGACCAGATGCCCGCAAATGAACACCTTACAATGCAGATTGCGCGACAAGTATATCATATCGAAACGGCGGAGAACGCGCTGATCTTCTTTCGGAATGGAGCACCCGCGTACATCACCAAACGTTTTGACGTCGATGAAAATGATAGAAAACTCGCGCAAGAAGATTTTGCATCACTAGCCGGGCGCACACCTCAAACACATGGAGAACATTATAAATATCTCGGCAACTATTTGGAGTTATTTCAGCTCATGCAAAAATACGTTCCGGCATATCCTGTAGAAGCACCGAAATTACTGAAACTGCTGATATTCAACTATCTCTTCTCTAATGGGGATGCTCATTTCAAGAATTTTTCTCTCCTCGAAACGCCAATGGGGGATTACCGCTTGAGTCCGGCGTATGACTTGCTTAACAGCCGTATCCACATCAAGGACAAGGATTTCGCTTTAGACGATGGCCTATTACCAAAAAATTTAGCGCAGGGGAAAATTATTGAACAGTTCTCAGTATTGGCCGATCAGGCAGGTATTTCCCGAGCCACCTTCAATGCAATCAGGCAACTCATACTTTCCGAAACAGATAAAGTAGAGGAATTAACCTTTGCATCCTATCTTGACGAAACCACTAAACGCAATTATTGGCAATCGTATCAAGGTCGATTGCGGCAACTAGAAAAGACGTAA
- the mnmE gene encoding tRNA uridine-5-carboxymethylaminomethyl(34) synthesis GTPase MnmE, with product MIGKLGGHDDTIVAIATAPGLGAIAVIRLSGKQAVAITDRLFPSKDLSAQATHTLHFGGLHFQGRLVDEVVVSLYRAPKSYTGEEVVEISCHGSPYIQQQIVEACIAEGARLARPGEFTQRAFLNGKLDLTQAESVADLIASNTAASHQTALQQMRGGFTRELHSLREQLIKFSALIELELDFSQEDVEFADRTALYELVNESLTEVSRLISSFKVGNVIKNGVNTAIIGRPNAGKSTLLNTLLNENRAIVSDIAGTTRDTIEEILNIGGILFRLIDTAGIRESNDAIESIGVQKSLEKMREAGIVVYLFDVSELTVDDLLEQIRAFDHEGLSYLLVGNKTDMLGTEVARAKFSFIPGIIFISARDHSQITELKDQLVHKVMGGAINTENTIITNVRHYAALQEVLSSLKGVKGGMDHGIPGDLLALDIRRCLHYLADIAGEVTNEDRLDYIFSKFCIGK from the coding sequence ATGATAGGAAAACTTGGAGGACACGACGATACCATCGTAGCCATTGCCACCGCGCCGGGATTGGGCGCTATCGCAGTGATCAGGCTGAGCGGAAAACAGGCCGTAGCGATTACCGACCGGCTCTTCCCATCGAAGGATCTTTCCGCGCAAGCCACGCACACCCTGCACTTTGGCGGGCTCCACTTCCAGGGACGCCTCGTGGATGAAGTGGTGGTGTCGCTATATCGCGCGCCGAAGTCGTACACCGGTGAAGAAGTAGTCGAGATTTCCTGTCACGGTTCGCCATACATCCAGCAGCAGATCGTGGAAGCCTGCATCGCTGAAGGTGCTCGCCTGGCCAGGCCGGGTGAATTTACGCAAAGGGCGTTCCTGAACGGCAAGCTCGACCTCACCCAGGCGGAATCCGTTGCCGACCTTATCGCCAGCAATACCGCTGCGTCCCACCAGACGGCCTTGCAACAGATGCGCGGCGGATTTACCCGCGAACTTCACTCCCTCCGCGAGCAACTCATCAAATTTTCCGCCCTCATCGAGCTGGAACTCGACTTCAGTCAGGAAGACGTGGAGTTTGCGGACCGCACGGCATTGTATGAACTGGTGAACGAATCACTTACCGAAGTGTCGCGCCTGATTTCCTCTTTTAAAGTCGGCAACGTCATCAAAAACGGCGTGAATACCGCCATTATCGGCCGCCCCAACGCCGGTAAATCCACGTTGCTCAATACCCTGTTGAACGAGAACCGCGCGATCGTCAGCGATATCGCCGGGACCACGCGCGACACCATTGAAGAAATCCTCAACATCGGCGGCATACTTTTTCGCCTCATCGATACTGCGGGCATCCGGGAAAGCAACGACGCCATCGAAAGCATCGGCGTACAGAAATCCCTGGAAAAGATGCGCGAAGCGGGTATCGTGGTATACCTGTTCGACGTATCGGAACTGACGGTCGACGACTTGTTGGAACAAATAAGGGCTTTTGATCACGAGGGGCTTTCGTACTTGTTGGTCGGTAATAAGACCGATATGCTGGGAACCGAAGTGGCGCGCGCGAAATTCAGTTTCATTCCAGGCATCATTTTCATTTCGGCTCGCGATCATTCCCAGATCACGGAGCTGAAGGATCAACTGGTGCACAAAGTAATGGGCGGCGCCATCAACACGGAGAACACCATCATCACCAACGTCCGCCATTACGCGGCGCTCCAGGAAGTATTGTCGTCGTTAAAAGGCGTGAAGGGAGGAATGGATCATGGAATACCGGGGGATCTGCTGGCATTGGATATCCGGAGGTGCCTGCATTACCTGGCGGATATCGCCGGAGAGGTGACGAACGAGGATCGGTTGGATTATATTTTTTCGAAGTTTTGTATTGGGAAGTAG
- a CDS encoding TonB family protein, with product MDTAKILKSDFLDILFEDRNKNYGAYELRKKYDKRVRNSILGTAALALLIVGSYFIYLNLKADNTDKNTKPVIEDIKLEDVKLPDDPKTPPPPPPPPAPPPPVKPSVQFTPPVIKKDEEVKAEEELVKLDEIKDKAVSTKTVEGDPNGIDPGLINDSKGTGVVDAPPPPPKEEIFTFVEQPPTFPGGDEALNKFLSNNIRYPHLATENGIQGTVFVSFVVDSEGNIKDVKTVGQAKGGGLEEEAIRVVKKMPKWKPGKQNGRQVSVQFNLPIRFTLQE from the coding sequence ATGGATACAGCTAAAATTCTCAAGTCCGATTTTCTTGACATCCTGTTTGAAGACAGGAACAAGAACTACGGTGCTTACGAGCTTCGCAAGAAGTACGACAAGCGCGTTCGGAACTCTATCCTGGGAACGGCTGCTCTGGCGTTACTGATTGTCGGCTCTTATTTCATCTATTTGAATCTGAAAGCAGACAATACAGATAAGAACACCAAGCCCGTTATCGAGGATATCAAACTGGAGGATGTGAAGTTGCCGGACGATCCGAAAACTCCCCCTCCGCCCCCTCCGCCGCCCGCTCCGCCCCCGCCGGTGAAGCCGTCCGTTCAGTTCACCCCTCCGGTGATCAAGAAAGACGAAGAGGTGAAAGCCGAGGAAGAACTGGTGAAACTTGACGAGATCAAAGACAAGGCCGTTTCTACCAAAACCGTAGAAGGCGATCCCAACGGTATCGACCCGGGTCTGATCAATGACTCTAAAGGTACAGGCGTAGTTGACGCGCCCCCGCCGCCCCCGAAAGAGGAGATCTTCACCTTCGTGGAGCAACCTCCGACCTTCCCTGGTGGTGACGAAGCGCTCAACAAGTTCCTCAGCAACAACATCCGTTACCCGCACCTGGCCACCGAAAACGGCATCCAGGGTACCGTGTTCGTATCCTTCGTGGTAGACTCGGAAGGTAACATCAAGGATGTTAAAACGGTAGGTCAAGCCAAAGGCGGCGGTCTTGAAGAAGAGGCCATCCGCGTGGTGAAGAAAATGCCGAAATGGAAACCCGGTAAGCAGAACGGACGCCAGGTATCTGTGCAGTTCAACCTGCCCATCCGCTTCACCCTCCAAGAGTAG
- a CDS encoding biopolymer transporter ExbD, whose amino-acid sequence MAEMDTSSQGGGKKHGGTKSKKLSTRVDMTPMVDLGFLLITFFMLTTTMSKPKTMDLIMPKDTENEEEQNKVKESTALTILLGKKDQVYYYAGLAQDPNASSNPDFFKATTFANTGGIRDIIIQKRDEVARLRNHKGEPEDVVVIIKADDGATYENFVDLLDEMAINRIQRYATVDISDQDKQWIKATEATNGIQ is encoded by the coding sequence ATGGCTGAAATGGATACCAGTAGTCAGGGCGGTGGTAAGAAACACGGTGGAACGAAGTCCAAAAAGCTTTCTACCCGTGTGGACATGACTCCGATGGTGGATCTCGGGTTTCTCCTGATCACCTTCTTCATGCTTACCACCACCATGTCGAAGCCCAAGACTATGGACCTGATCATGCCCAAGGATACAGAGAATGAAGAAGAGCAGAACAAGGTGAAGGAATCCACCGCTCTTACCATCCTGTTGGGCAAGAAAGACCAGGTTTATTACTACGCAGGATTGGCGCAGGATCCCAACGCTTCCAGCAACCCGGACTTCTTCAAGGCGACTACCTTTGCCAACACCGGCGGCATCCGCGATATCATCATCCAGAAAAGGGATGAAGTAGCGCGCCTCCGGAATCACAAGGGTGAGCCCGAGGATGTGGTTGTCATCATCAAAGCGGATGATGGCGCTACTTACGAAAACTTTGTAGATTTATTGGATGAAATGGCCATCAATCGTATCCAGCGTTATGCTACGGTGGATATCAGCGACCAGGACAAGCAATGGATCAAAGCTACCGAAGCCACCAACGGCATTCAGTAG